One window from the genome of bacterium encodes:
- a CDS encoding GxxExxY protein, with amino-acid sequence MEISKEYQENLLTEIIIQCIIKVHQTPGPGFLESIYRRAMVIELTKQGLRVETEKEILIYYEGEEVGKHRLDILVESKVIVELKTVEELSKAHYAQVRSYLKATGVKVAILVNFAKEKADFLEEWN; translated from the coding sequence ATGGAGATATCAAAAGAATATCAAGAAAATTTACTTACTGAGATAATAATTCAATGTATTATTAAGGTACACCAGACACCGGGTCCAGGTTTTCTGGAAAGTATTTACCGCAGGGCAATGGTAATTGAACTTACAAAACAGGGATTGAGAGTTGAGACAGAGAAAGAAATACTAATCTACTACGAAGGAGAAGAAGTTGGGAAACACAGATTGGATATTCTTGTAGAAAGCAAGGTAATAGTAGAACTAAAAACGGTGGAGGAATTAAGCAAAGCTCATTATGCTCAGGTTCGCTCATATTTAAAAGCTACAGGTGTAAAAGTGGCTATTCTTGTAAACTTTGCTAAAGAAAAGGCAGATTTTTTAGAAGAGTGGAATTAG
- a CDS encoding segregation/condensation protein A yields MYQIKLPVFEGPFDLLLYLIRKDEINIYDIPIAKITKQYLEYLSLMESLDLEVASEFLVIAALLLSIKSRMLLPKSQVIEGESEEAEDPRLELAKRLTEYKTYKELASKFEQRLDFYQGIFTHPYHLEIEEDTELIECDLFELIKAFQKILKEKDGKMEITVDDTSLEQKMAYLQNLLDHNEKVSFLNLFKGTKMKIEVVITFLALLELIKLKKVYIRQHRLFSDIWIYRI; encoded by the coding sequence ATGTATCAAATAAAATTACCCGTATTTGAAGGACCGTTTGATTTATTATTATATTTGATACGCAAAGACGAGATTAATATCTATGATATTCCTATTGCTAAGATTACTAAACAATATCTGGAATATTTAAGTTTGATGGAGTCTTTAGATTTAGAGGTAGCCTCTGAATTTCTGGTTATCGCCGCCCTGCTACTATCTATAAAGTCAAGAATGCTTCTTCCTAAATCTCAAGTAATTGAAGGTGAGTCTGAAGAGGCAGAAGACCCAAGATTAGAGTTAGCTAAAAGACTTACAGAATATAAAACATATAAAGAGCTGGCTAGTAAATTTGAACAAAGACTGGATTTTTATCAAGGAATATTCACTCATCCTTATCACTTAGAGATAGAAGAGGATACTGAGCTGATAGAATGTGACCTGTTTGAACTTATTAAGGCATTCCAGAAGATACTAAAAGAAAAAGATGGGAAAATGGAGATAACCGTAGACGATACTTCTCTCGAACAAAAAATGGCGTATCTGCAGAATTTGTTAGATCACAATGAAAAAGTCTCTTTCTTGAATTTATTTAAGGGAACAAAGATGAAGATAGAGGTAGTCATTACCTTTTTAGCCCTTTTAGAACTTATAAAATTAAAAAAGGTTTATATTCGTCAACATCGGTTATTTTCCGATATTTGGATATATAGGATATGA
- the scpB gene encoding SMC-Scp complex subunit ScpB — MKDYSKAKKIIEVLLFVAAEPLSVDKISQILEMKGSQVQNLIFELKKEYWEDQKGIDIIEIANGYQMCTRYEYSPWINKLKKQRKENKLSTSALESLAIIAYKQPISKIEIDNIRGVNSTGVLQTLLEKKLIKIVGRKEVPGKPLLYGTTVEFLKIFGLPNLSALPQIDEVIGKELNL, encoded by the coding sequence ATGAAAGATTATTCAAAAGCCAAAAAGATAATTGAGGTATTATTATTTGTTGCGGCAGAGCCGTTGTCTGTAGATAAGATTAGTCAAATATTAGAGATGAAAGGCTCCCAGGTGCAAAATTTAATCTTTGAGTTAAAAAAAGAATACTGGGAAGACCAAAAAGGGATTGATATTATTGAAATAGCCAACGGCTATCAGATGTGCACTCGTTATGAATACTCACCCTGGATTAACAAACTAAAAAAACAACGAAAAGAAAACAAACTATCTACCTCTGCATTAGAATCTCTGGCCATAATCGCCTATAAACAACCAATTTCAAAAATAGAAATAGACAATATCCGTGGGGTAAATTCAACTGGTGTCCTTCAAACATTATTAGAGAAGAAATTGATTAAAATCGTTGGTCGAAAAGAAGTCCCTGGCAAACCACTGCTTTATGGCACAACCGTAGAATTCTTAAAAATCTTTGGACTACCTAACCTATCGGCATTACCACAAATTGATGAAGTGATTGGAAAAGAGCTCAATCTGTAA
- a CDS encoding ATP-binding protein — MHTNNILLERKGSNTKYLLSKKAGKAIKDYDMIQDGDKIIVAVSGGKDSLTLLEILRDRQRYAPIKFELLPVHIKIDFQNIDVARLEGYFKEKGYNYHIEPINLLKDNEKVECFYCVWSRKKTLFEVADRFGCKKIAVAHHKDDILETFLLNLIFHGEIGTMTPNEKFFGGRFWIIRPLVYVEEKEMVKFANLYHLPVLNFDCPYRGTKREFMKKLLKTLEKDCSIHAKANIFNALKRVKKDYLL; from the coding sequence ATGCATACAAATAATATTTTGTTAGAAAGGAAAGGTTCAAATACTAAATATTTACTCTCTAAAAAAGCAGGCAAGGCGATTAAAGATTATGATATGATTCAAGATGGGGATAAGATTATCGTTGCGGTCTCCGGCGGTAAAGATAGTTTGACTTTACTTGAGATACTACGAGATAGACAACGATATGCACCGATTAAATTTGAACTTCTCCCGGTTCATATCAAAATAGACTTTCAGAATATAGATGTTGCCAGATTAGAAGGCTATTTTAAAGAGAAAGGCTATAATTATCACATTGAACCAATAAACCTCTTGAAAGATAATGAAAAAGTAGAATGTTTTTATTGTGTCTGGAGTCGAAAAAAGACTCTTTTTGAGGTGGCGGATAGGTTTGGTTGTAAAAAGATAGCTGTGGCACATCATAAGGATGATATACTTGAAACATTCCTTCTAAATCTTATATTTCACGGAGAAATTGGCACGATGACTCCCAATGAGAAATTTTTTGGTGGAAGATTCTGGATTATAAGGCCATTAGTGTATGTAGAAGAAAAAGAAATGGTAAAATTTGCTAACCTGTATCATTTACCAGTCTTAAATTTTGATTGCCCATATCGAGGGACAAAAAGGGAATTTATGAAGAAATTACTAAAAACCCTTGAGAAAGATTGTAGTATTCACGCTAA